In Plasmodium falciparum 3D7 genome assembly, chromosome: 13, the following are encoded in one genomic region:
- a CDS encoding protein kinase 6 — MNRIDISNFDFLYVIGKGTYGIVYKALDKKENNFVAIKKIINLCDENYGISKCILRELTILQKIKHKNIINLKYVFYGKDIEDKLKGENLENSCLYLAFEYCDIDLFNLIKKHNLNIKEIKYIIFELLLALSYFHSNNYIHRDIKPENIFITSEGEIKLGDLGMSVEKSDHMTPTVVTLWYRAPEILLKSTNYDQKVDIWSLGCLFMELIQGRPLFPGKNDCTQLELIYLLLGDKDKLTTVDKERKDMFPYFEINMLKDAIDDEHTLDLISKMLIYDPNYRISSKEALKHPCFQDIEQVKFSYNF, encoded by the exons ATGAATAGAATTGATATATCGAATTTTGATTTTCTATATGTAATAGGAAAAGGAACTTATG GAATAGTATATAAGGCCttagataaaaaagaaaataactttgttgcaataaaaaaaattataaatctTTGTGATGAAAATTATGGAATAAGCAAATGTATATTAAGAGAGTTGACCATACTACAAAAAATCAaacacaaaaatataataa ATTTAAAATACGTTTTTTATGGAAAAGACATAGAAGATAAATTGAAAGGAGAAAACCTGGAAAATTCATGTTTATATTTg gCCTTCGAATATTGCGATAtagatttatttaatttaattaaaaagcataatttgaatattaaagaaataaagtatataatttttgaattattattgGCGTTAAGTTATTTTCattcaaataattatatacataggGATATAAAACCagaaaacatttttattacgTCTGAAGGGGAAATAAAATTAGGAGACTTAGGTATGTCTGTTGAAAAAAGTGACCACATGACACCTACTGTTGTAACCTTATGGTATAGAGCTCCAGAAATTTTATTGAAATCAACTAATTATGACCAGAAGGTTGATATATGGAGTTTGGGTTGTTTATTCATGGAATTAATACAGGGAAG acCTTTATTTCCAGGAAAAAATGACTGCACTCAG CTAGAActgatttatttattacttgGTGATAAGGATAAATTAACAACTGTTGACAAAGAAAGAAAGGATATGTTTCCATATTTTGAG ataaatatgttaaaagATGCTATAGATGATGAACATACATTAGATTTAATTTCtaaaatgttaatatatgACCCTAACTACAGAATATCATCAAAAGAAG CTTTGAAGCATCCTTGTTTCCAGGACATTGAGCAAGTAAAATTctcttataatttttaa
- a CDS encoding 1-deoxy-D-xylulose 5-phosphate synthase has translation MIFNYVFFKNFVPVVLYILLIIYINLNGMNNKNQIKTEKIYIKKLNRLSRKNSLCSSKNKIACLFDIGNDDNRNTTYGYNVNVKNDDINSLLKNNYSNKLYMDKRKNINNVISTNKISGSISNICSRNQKENEQKRNKQRCLTQCHTYNMSHEQDKLANDNNRNNKKNFNLLFINYFNLKRMKNSLLNKDNFFYCKEKKLSFLHKAYKKKNCTFQNYSLKRKSNRDSHKLFSGEFDDYTNNNALYESEKKEYITLNNNNKNNNNKNNDNKNNDNNDYNNNNSCNNLGERSNHYDNYGGDNNNPCNNNNDKYDIGKYFKQINTFINIDEYKTIYGDEIYKEIYELYVERNIPEYYERKYFSEDIKKSVLFDIDKYNDVEFEKAIKEEFINNGVYINNIDNTYYKKENILIMKKILHYFPLLKLINNPSDLKKLKKQYLPLLAHELKIFLFFIVNITGGHFSSVLSSLEIQLLLLYIFNQPYDNVIYDIGHQAYVHKILTGRKLLFLSLRNKKGISGFLNIFESIYDKFGAGHSSTSLSAIQGYYEAEWQVKNKEKYGNGDIEISDNANVTNNERIFQKGIHNDNNINNNINNNNYINPSDVVGRENTNVPNVRNDNHNVDKVHIAIIGDGGLTGGMALEALNYISFLNSKILIIYNDNGQVSLPTNAVSISGNRPIGSISDHLHYFVSNIEANAGDNKLSKNAKENNIFENLNYDYIGVVNGNNTEELFKVLNNIKENKLKRATVLHVRTKKSNDFINSKSPISILHSIKKNEIFPFDTTILNGNIHKENKIEEEKNVSSSTKYDVNNKNNKNNDNSEIIKYEDMFSKETFTDIYTNEMLKYLKKDRNIIFLSPAMLGGSGLVKISERYPNNVYDVGIAEQHSVTFAAAMAMNKKLKIQLCIYSTFLQRAYDQIIHDLNLQNIPLKVIIGRSGLVGEDGATHQGIYDLSYLGTLNNAYIISPSNQVDLKRALRFAYLDKDHSVYIRIPRMNILSDKYMKGYLNIHMKNESKNIDVNVDINDDVDKYSEEYMDDDNFIKSFIGKSRIIKMDNENNNTNEHYSSRGDTQTKKKKVCIFNMGSMLFNVINAIKEIEKEQYISHNYSFSIVDMIFLNPLDKNMIDHVIKQNKHQYLITYEDNTIGGFSTHFNNYLIENNYITKHNLYVHNIYLSNEPIEHASFKDQQEVVKMDKCSLVNRIKNYLKNNPT, from the coding sequence ATGATTTTTAATTATGTGTTTTTTAAGAACTTTGTACCAGTTGTTCTATACATTCtccttataatatatattaacttaAATGgcatgaataataaaaatcaaataaaaacagaaaaaatttatataaagaaattgaATAGGTTGTCAAGGAAAAATTCGTTATGTAgttctaaaaataaaatagcaTGCTTGTTCGATATAggaaatgatgataatagaAATACGACATATGGCTATAATGTGAAtgttaaaaatgatgatattaaTTCCTtactaaaaaataattatagtaataAATTGTACATGGATAAgaggaaaaatattaataatgtaatTAGTACTAATAAAATATCTGGGTCCATTTCAAATATTTGTAGTAGAaatcaaaaagaaaatgaacaaaaaagaaataaacaaAGATGTTTAACTCAATGTCACACTTATAATATGTCACATGAACAGGACAAACTAgctaatgataataataggaataataaaaagaattttaatttattatttataaattattttaatttgaaACGAATGAAAAATTCTCTTCTAAATAAAGACAATTTCTTTTActgtaaagaaaaaaaattgtcaTTTCTGCATAAGgcctataaaaaaaaaaattgcacttttcaaaattatagtttaaaaagaaaatctaATCGTGATTCACATAAATTGTTTTCTGGAGAATTTGAcgattatacaaataataatgctTTATATGAATccgaaaaaaaagaatacattacactaaataataataataaaaataataataataaaaataatgataataaaaataatgataataatgattataataataataatagttgtAATAATTTAGGAGAGAGATCCAatcattatgataattatggtggagataataataatccatgtaataataataatgacaaatATGATATAGGAAAATATTTCAAACAGATTAATAcctttattaatattgatgaatataaaactatatatggtgatgaaatatataaagaaatatatgaacTATATGTAGAAAGAAATATTCCTGAATATTATGAacgaaaatatttttcagaagatattaaaaagagTGTCCTATTTgatatagataaatataatgatgtcGAATTTGAAAAAGctataaaagaagaatttataaataatggagtttatattaataatatagataatacatattataaaaaagaaaatattttaataatgaaaaagatattacattatttcccattattaaaattaattaataatccATCAGATttaaaaaagttaaaaaaacaatatttaCCTTTATTAGCAcatgaattaaaaatatttttattttttattgtaaaTATAACAGGAGGTCATTTTTCCTCTGTTTTAAGCTCTTTAGAAAttcaattattattattgtatatttttaatcaACCATAtgataatgttatatatgatataggACATCAAGCATATGTACATAAGATATTGACCGGAAGAAAACTATTATTTCTATcattaagaaataaaaaaggtaTTAGTGGATTCctaaatatttttgaaagTATTTATGATAAATTTGGGGCTGGTCACAGTTCCACTTCATTAAGTGCTATACAAGGATATTATGAAGCCGAGTGGCAAGTGaagaataaagaaaaatatggaaatggAGATATAGAAATAAGTGATAACGCAAATGTCACGAATAATGAAAGGATATTTCAAAAAGGAATAcacaatgataataatattaacaataatattaataataataattatatcaaTCCTTCAGATGTGGTAGGAAGAGAAAATACGAATGTACCAAATGTACGAAATGATAACCATAACGTGGATAAAGTACACATTGCTATTATAGGAGATGGTGGTTTAACAGGTGGAATGGCATTAGAAGcgttaaattatatttcattcTTGAATtctaaaattttaattatttataatgataacGGACAAGTTTCTTTACCAACAAATGCCGTAAGTATATCAGGTAATAGACCTATAGGTTCTATATCAGatcatttacattattttgtttctAATATAGAAGCAAATGCTGgtgataataaattatcGAAAAATGCAAAAGAGAATAACATTTTTGAAAATTTgaattatgattatattggTGTTGTGAATGGTAATAATACAGAAGAGCTCTTTAaagtattaaataatataaaagaaaataaattaaaaagagcTACTGTTCTTCATGTACGTACAAAAAAATCGaatgattttataaattcaaaGAGTCCAATAAGTATATTGCACtctataaagaaaaatgagATTTTCCCTTTCGATACCACTATATTAAATGGAAATATTCATAAGGAGAACAAGATAGAAGAAGAGAAAAATGTGTCTTCATCTACAAAGTatgatgtaaataataagaataataaaaataatgataatagtgaaattataaaatatgaagataTGTTTTCAAAAGAGACGTTCAcagatatatatacaaatgaaatgttaaaatatttaaagaaagatagaaatataatattcctATCTCCCGCTATGTTAGGAGGATCAGGATTGGTTAAAATTAGTGAGCGTTATCCAAATAATGTATATGATGTAGGTATAGCAGAACAACATTCTGTAACTTTCGCAGCAGCTATGGCAATGaataagaaattaaaaatacaattatgtatatattcgaCCTTTTTACAAAGAGCATATGATCAAATTATACATGATCttaatttacaaaatataccTTTAAAGGTTATAATTGGAAGAAGTGGATTAGTAGGAGAGGATGGGGCAACACATCAAggtatatatgatttatctTATCTTGGGACACTTAACaatgcatatataatatctccAAGTAATCAAGTTGATTTGAAAAGAGCTCTTAGGTTTGCTTATTTAGATAAGGACCATTCTGTGTATATACGTATACCCAGAATGAACATATTAAGTGATAAGTACATGAAAGGATATTTGAACATTCATATGAAAAATGAGAGCAAAAATATCGATGTAAACGTGGATATAAACGATGATGTAGATAAATATAGTGAAGAATATATGGACgatgataattttataaaatcgtTTATTGGAAAATctagaattattaaaatggataatgaaaataataatacaaatgaacaTTATTCAAGCAGAGGAGATACacagacaaaaaaaaaaaaagtttgtATCTTTAACATGGGTAGTATGCTTTTTAATGTAATTAATGCTATAAAAGAAATTGAAAAAGAACAATATATTTCAcataattattctttttcaattgttgatatgatatttttaaatcctttagataaaaatatgatagatcatgtaataaaacaaaataaacatCAATATTTAATTACTTATGAAGATAATACTATAGGTGGTTTTTCTACACATttcaataattatttaatagaaaataattatataacaaaacataatttatatgttcataatatttatttatctaatGAGCCAATTGAACATGCATCTTTTAAGGATCAACAAGAAGTTGTCAAAATGGATAAATGTAGTCTTGTCAatagaattaaaaattatcttAAAAATAATCCTACATGA